From one Streptomyces sp. ICC1 genomic stretch:
- a CDS encoding MFS transporter, translated as MPLALLALAIGAFGIGTTEFVIMGLLPEVAGTYGVSIPTAGFLVTGYALGVLFGAPLMTVLGTRVPRKRMLMLLMGLFIVGNVLSALAPSFGVMLAGRVVASLAHGAFFGIGAVVAAELVAPEKKAGAIAMMFTGLTVANVVGVPLGTLVGQHLGWRVTFLIVASLGILGLLGIARLVPDLPRPEGVRIRHELAAFRNVQVLLAMGMTVLGFGGVFAAITYITPMMTNVAGFADTSVSWLLVLLGLGMVVGNLVGGRFADRALMPMLYVSLGSLALVLAAFTLTAHTKAGAAVTVVLIGALGFATVPPLQKRVLDQAAGAPTLASAVNIGAFNLGNALAAWLGGLVISAGLGWTAPNWVGAALAASALVLAVVSGALDRRTAGRTGAGRVVAAGAPAAAGVPAHH; from the coding sequence ATGCCTCTCGCACTACTGGCCCTGGCCATCGGAGCCTTCGGGATCGGCACCACCGAATTCGTGATCATGGGCCTGCTCCCCGAAGTCGCCGGCACCTACGGCGTCTCGATCCCCACCGCGGGCTTCCTCGTCACCGGGTACGCCCTCGGCGTGCTGTTCGGCGCGCCGCTGATGACCGTCCTCGGCACCCGCGTCCCCCGCAAGCGCATGCTGATGCTGCTCATGGGCCTGTTCATCGTGGGCAACGTGCTCTCCGCCCTCGCCCCGTCCTTCGGCGTCATGCTCGCCGGGCGCGTCGTGGCCTCCCTCGCCCACGGAGCCTTCTTCGGGATCGGCGCGGTGGTCGCCGCCGAGCTCGTCGCCCCCGAGAAGAAGGCCGGAGCCATCGCCATGATGTTCACCGGCCTCACCGTGGCCAACGTCGTCGGCGTCCCGCTCGGCACCCTGGTCGGCCAGCACCTCGGCTGGCGCGTCACCTTCCTCATCGTCGCCTCGCTCGGCATCCTCGGCCTGCTCGGCATCGCACGGCTCGTCCCCGACCTGCCCCGCCCCGAGGGCGTGCGGATCCGCCACGAGCTGGCCGCCTTCCGCAACGTCCAGGTGCTCTTGGCCATGGGGATGACCGTCCTCGGCTTCGGCGGGGTCTTCGCCGCCATCACCTACATCACCCCGATGATGACGAACGTCGCCGGCTTCGCCGACACCTCCGTCTCCTGGCTGCTGGTCCTGCTCGGCCTCGGCATGGTCGTGGGCAACCTCGTCGGCGGCCGGTTCGCCGACCGCGCGCTGATGCCGATGCTGTACGTGTCCCTGGGCTCGCTGGCGCTGGTCCTGGCGGCCTTCACCCTCACCGCCCACACCAAGGCCGGGGCCGCCGTCACCGTCGTCCTCATCGGAGCCCTCGGCTTCGCGACCGTGCCGCCGCTGCAGAAGCGGGTCCTGGACCAGGCCGCCGGCGCCCCCACCCTGGCCTCGGCCGTCAACATCGGCGCCTTCAACCTCGGCAACGCCCTCGCCGCGTGGCTCGGCGGGCTCGTCATCTCCGCCGGGCTCGGCTGGACCGCCCCGAACTGGGTCGGCGCGGCGCTCGCCGCCTCCGCCCTGGTCCTCGCCGTCGTCTCCGGTGCGCTGGACCGGCGTACGGCGGGACGCACCGGCGCCGGCCGGGTCGTCGCGGCCGGCGCCCCGGCTGCCGCGGGCGTCCCCGCCCACCACTGA
- a CDS encoding cysteine dioxygenase family protein: MTTTTPARTTARTAALVSEIRTVVNRGLAPDLTAYLVGERLAPHLGTTGLLTPAQREGHPDRYRQHILHAEPDGSFSVVALVWLPGQETAIHDHVSWCVAGVHEGEESELRYRLAPATATGGARLVATEQVVNGIGDVCGFAPPGDIHRVRNSCATKAISLHVYGADVARLGSSVRRVYTLPAD; encoded by the coding sequence ATGACCACCACCACGCCGGCCCGTACGACCGCGAGGACGGCCGCCCTCGTCAGTGAGATCCGCACGGTCGTGAACCGCGGGCTCGCCCCGGACCTGACCGCCTACCTGGTCGGCGAACGGCTCGCCCCGCACCTGGGGACGACCGGTCTGCTCACCCCCGCGCAGCGCGAGGGCCACCCCGACCGCTACCGGCAGCACATCCTGCACGCGGAGCCGGACGGCAGCTTCTCGGTGGTGGCCCTGGTGTGGCTGCCGGGTCAGGAGACCGCCATCCACGACCACGTCTCGTGGTGCGTGGCCGGGGTGCACGAGGGCGAGGAAAGCGAGCTCCGCTACCGCCTCGCCCCCGCCACGGCGACCGGGGGCGCCCGGCTGGTGGCGACCGAGCAGGTGGTCAACGGAATCGGCGACGTCTGCGGCTTCGCCCCGCCCGGCGACATCCACAGGGTCCGCAACTCCTGCGCCACGAAGGCGATATCCCTCCACGTGTACGGCGCCGACGTCGCCCGCCTGGGCAGCAGCGTCCGCCGTGTCTACACGCTCCCGGCCGACTGA
- a CDS encoding MarR family transcriptional regulator, with product MTATDSALTALSQGWCALSLLHGRIETHIERALQSAHGLSVREYSLLDVLSRQHAGVGGHLRMHQVADSVVLSQSATTRLVSRLEDRGLLNRYLCPTDRRGIYTDVSPAGLALLAEARPTNDTALREALDEAALKPELAPLVAAVKNTPTAAA from the coding sequence ATGACGGCCACGGACAGCGCACTCACCGCCCTCTCCCAGGGCTGGTGCGCCCTCTCCCTCCTGCACGGCCGGATCGAGACGCACATCGAGCGGGCGCTCCAGAGCGCGCACGGGCTGAGCGTGCGCGAGTACTCGCTGCTCGACGTCCTCAGCCGCCAGCACGCGGGCGTGGGCGGCCATCTGCGGATGCACCAGGTCGCGGACTCGGTGGTGCTCAGCCAGAGCGCGACGACCCGGCTGGTCAGCCGGCTGGAGGACCGCGGGCTGCTGAACCGCTACCTCTGCCCGACCGACCGGCGGGGCATCTACACCGACGTCAGCCCGGCCGGCCTGGCCCTGCTGGCCGAGGCCAGGCCCACCAACGACACGGCCCTGCGCGAGGCACTGGACGAGGCCGCGCTGAAGCCCGAACTCGCGCCCCTGGTGGCCGCCGTGAAGAACACGCCGACGGCCGCCGCGTAG
- a CDS encoding LysR family transcriptional regulator, whose product MFDTRHIRTFHEVVTSGSYSAAARVLGYTQPAITQQMKALERAAGTPLFTRVGRRMQLTEAGESMARHAESILAGLSAAEAQLQAYARLRTGRVRLCGFPSANVTLVPEALSSLAKEHPGIQVELLEQEPPDSLRRLERGECDITLAFTYPGLHEQVPDEVSEVKLLEDQLTVLLPTGHPLARRRAVHLADLAGERWIAGCPRCRANLLHECAELGFVPDIRFATDDNLVVQSLVAQGLGVAMMPALVLPSLSLSRACGRVLEPAARRHIAAYVYRDHARIPATAAVLDALRRVASNRVGC is encoded by the coding sequence GTGTTCGATACGCGGCACATACGGACGTTCCACGAGGTGGTCACCTCCGGGTCCTACTCGGCCGCCGCCCGAGTGCTGGGGTACACCCAGCCCGCGATCACCCAGCAGATGAAGGCGCTCGAACGCGCCGCGGGCACCCCGCTGTTCACCCGCGTCGGGCGCCGCATGCAGCTCACCGAGGCCGGGGAGTCCATGGCCCGGCACGCCGAGTCCATACTCGCCGGCCTCTCCGCCGCCGAGGCCCAGCTCCAGGCGTACGCCCGGCTGCGCACCGGCCGCGTCCGGCTGTGCGGCTTCCCCAGCGCCAACGTCACCCTGGTCCCGGAGGCCCTCAGCAGCCTGGCCAAGGAGCACCCGGGCATCCAGGTCGAACTGCTGGAGCAGGAGCCGCCGGACTCCCTGCGCAGGCTCGAGCGCGGCGAGTGCGACATCACCCTGGCCTTCACCTATCCCGGGCTGCACGAGCAGGTCCCCGACGAGGTCTCCGAGGTCAAGCTGCTGGAGGACCAACTGACGGTGCTGCTGCCGACCGGCCACCCGCTGGCCCGCCGGCGGGCCGTGCACCTCGCGGACCTCGCCGGGGAGCGGTGGATCGCGGGCTGCCCGCGCTGCCGGGCGAACCTCCTGCACGAGTGCGCGGAGCTGGGCTTCGTCCCCGACATCCGCTTCGCCACCGATGACAACCTGGTGGTGCAGAGCCTGGTCGCGCAGGGCCTCGGCGTGGCCATGATGCCCGCCCTGGTGCTGCCCTCGCTCTCCTTGAGCAGGGCGTGCGGGCGGGTGCTGGAGCCGGCCGCACGCCGCCACATCGCCGCCTACGTGTACCGCGACCACGCGCGGATCCCGGCGACGGCGGCGGTGCTCGACGCCCTGCGCCGGGTGGCCTCGAACCGCGTGGGCTGCTGA
- a CDS encoding trypsin-like peptidase domain-containing protein — protein MRWTGVRRDAPAPAGSSRPAPRLPRASPPTTDPPRRPVHPPLPCPPANAQPQPPAPVPQATGAEGWPPPPPAAPAYGTGGGEGGGAWGVPLTAEGSPQPKPKGKGGLIAGVLAAALLAGGVGGGVGYWAAERSSDGSGSTTVSAGNTPKDLKRDSGSVAGLAAGALPSVVTIEASAGDGEGGTGTGFVYDQQGHILTNNHVVASAANGGKLSATFSDGKKYDAEVVGRAQGYDVAVIKLKNPPSGLKPLPLGDSDKVAVGDSTIAIGAPFGLSNTVTTGIVSAKNRPVASGDGSGGKNSYMSALQTDASINPGNSGGPLLDSRGAVIGINSAIQSAGNGGFGGGQAGSIGLGFAIPVNQAKNVAESLIKTGKPVYPIISVSVDLAAKTDGAKISETGAAANELVDPNGPAGKAGLKPGDIITELGGKPIDSGPTLISEIWTYKPGDTVKLTYLRGGKPTTVDITLGSRVGDK, from the coding sequence GTGCGCTGGACCGGCGTACGGCGGGACGCACCGGCGCCGGCCGGGTCGTCGCGGCCGGCGCCCCGGCTGCCGCGGGCGTCCCCGCCCACCACTGATCCACCGCGCCGCCCCGTCCACCCCCCTCTTCCCTGCCCCCCGGCCAACGCCCAGCCTCAGCCCCCTGCCCCCGTGCCGCAGGCGACCGGCGCCGAGGGCTGGCCTCCCCCGCCGCCCGCGGCCCCCGCGTACGGGACCGGCGGCGGCGAGGGCGGCGGCGCCTGGGGCGTGCCCCTGACCGCCGAAGGCAGCCCGCAGCCCAAGCCGAAGGGCAAGGGCGGCCTGATCGCCGGCGTGCTCGCGGCGGCCCTCCTCGCGGGCGGCGTCGGCGGCGGCGTCGGCTACTGGGCCGCGGAGCGCAGCTCCGACGGCTCCGGCTCGACCACGGTCAGCGCCGGCAACACCCCCAAGGACCTCAAGCGGGACTCGGGCTCCGTCGCGGGGCTGGCCGCCGGCGCGCTGCCAAGCGTCGTCACCATCGAGGCCTCGGCCGGGGACGGCGAGGGCGGCACCGGCACCGGCTTCGTCTACGACCAGCAGGGCCACATCCTCACCAACAACCACGTCGTCGCCTCCGCGGCCAACGGCGGCAAGCTCAGCGCCACGTTCTCCGACGGCAAGAAGTACGACGCCGAGGTCGTCGGCCGGGCCCAGGGGTACGACGTCGCCGTCATCAAGCTGAAGAACCCGCCGTCCGGGCTCAAGCCGCTGCCGCTCGGCGACTCCGACAAGGTCGCGGTCGGCGACTCGACCATCGCGATCGGCGCCCCGTTCGGCCTGTCGAACACGGTCACCACCGGCATCGTCAGCGCCAAGAACCGCCCCGTCGCCTCCGGTGACGGCTCCGGCGGCAAGAACTCGTACATGAGCGCCCTGCAGACGGACGCCTCCATCAACCCGGGCAACTCCGGCGGCCCGCTCCTCGACAGCCGCGGCGCGGTCATCGGCATCAACTCCGCGATCCAGTCGGCGGGCAACGGCGGCTTCGGCGGCGGCCAGGCCGGCTCCATCGGCCTCGGTTTCGCCATCCCGGTCAACCAGGCGAAGAACGTCGCCGAATCGCTGATCAAGACCGGCAAGCCGGTCTACCCGATCATCTCGGTCTCCGTGGACCTCGCGGCCAAGACCGACGGCGCCAAGATCTCCGAGACGGGCGCGGCCGCCAACGAGCTGGTCGACCCGAACGGCCCGGCCGGCAAGGCGGGCCTGAAGCCCGGCGACATCATCACCGAGCTCGGCGGCAAGCCGATCGACAGCGGCCCGACCCTGATCAGCGAGATCTGGACGTACAAGCCGGGCGACACGGTGAAGCTGACCTACCTGCGCGGCGGCAAGCCGACCACGGTCGACATCACCCTCGGCTCGCGGGTGGGCGACAAGTAG
- a CDS encoding putative sulfate exporter family transporter: protein MALLNRPVSGAGSLTRRVVSRETSTPWPGLGLAGAGVLVAWSLHRLVPGVPMLTASVVLGIAAAHLPRLRSFVRGSARPGLSLAGRRLMRIGIVLLGLALGLDQVLRLGWATVAMVAGVVAATFLGTLWLGRRLGLPGDQPLLIATGYSICGASAIGAVSEVSGSDEEDVASSVALVTLCGTLAIAVLPLLQAPLGLSDPEFGRWVGASVHDVGQVVATAQTAGPGALGEAVLVKLMRVAMLAPLVAAVAFSVRARRRGVRTASGRRPAPVPLFVAGFLAAAVLRATGVLPDAALEWAHTAQELLLAAALFGLGSAVHLPTLSRTGGRAALLGLGAWIMVAGVSYAGVLLTA, encoded by the coding sequence ATGGCCCTGCTGAACCGCCCGGTGAGCGGGGCGGGATCGCTGACCCGGCGCGTTGTTTCACGTGAAACATCCACACCGTGGCCCGGGTTGGGGCTCGCGGGAGCCGGAGTGCTGGTCGCCTGGTCGCTGCACCGGCTCGTGCCCGGGGTGCCGATGCTGACCGCCTCGGTCGTGCTCGGGATCGCCGCGGCGCACCTCCCGCGGCTCCGGAGCTTCGTACGGGGCTCCGCGCGCCCGGGCCTCTCCTTGGCGGGGCGCCGGCTGATGCGGATCGGCATCGTCCTGCTGGGCCTGGCGCTGGGCCTGGACCAGGTGCTCCGGCTGGGCTGGGCCACGGTGGCGATGGTGGCCGGCGTGGTCGCCGCCACCTTCCTCGGCACCCTCTGGCTCGGCCGCCGACTGGGACTCCCCGGCGACCAGCCCCTGCTGATCGCCACCGGGTACTCGATCTGTGGGGCCTCGGCCATCGGCGCGGTCAGCGAGGTGTCCGGCAGCGACGAGGAGGACGTGGCCTCCTCCGTCGCCCTGGTCACCCTGTGCGGCACCCTTGCCATCGCCGTGCTCCCCCTCCTGCAAGCCCCGTTGGGACTCTCGGACCCGGAGTTCGGCCGCTGGGTGGGAGCGAGCGTCCACGACGTCGGCCAGGTGGTCGCGACCGCCCAGACGGCCGGCCCGGGAGCGCTCGGCGAAGCGGTGCTGGTCAAGCTGATGCGGGTGGCCATGCTGGCCCCGCTCGTGGCCGCGGTGGCCTTCTCCGTACGGGCCCGCAGGCGCGGGGTGCGCACCGCCTCGGGCCGCCGGCCGGCCCCCGTACCGCTGTTCGTGGCCGGCTTCCTGGCGGCGGCCGTGCTGCGCGCCACCGGGGTGCTGCCCGACGCGGCACTGGAGTGGGCGCACACCGCGCAGGAGCTGCTGCTGGCGGCCGCCCTGTTCGGCCTGGGCAGCGCGGTCCACCTGCCCACCCTGTCCCGTACCGGCGGCCGGGCCGCCCTGCTGGGCCTCGGGGCCTGGATCATGGTGGCCGGGGTCTCGTACGCGGGGGTCCTCCTCACCGCGTGA